One part of the Solanum dulcamara chromosome 8, daSolDulc1.2, whole genome shotgun sequence genome encodes these proteins:
- the LOC129901544 gene encoding uncharacterized protein LOC129901544 isoform X5 → MKMYLLQRKEYFSQYGKVMKVSISRTAAGTIQHFANDTCSVYITYSREEEAILCIQSVHGFVLDGRPLRACFGTTKYCHAWLRNVPCTNLDCLYLHEIGSQEDSFSKDEIISAYTRSRVQQIAGAINSMQRRSGSVLPPPREEFCSNNSASANKPISKNAATNSAPSVRGSSSPPNSSSGRSAALPAGALWGTRASNNQHPPASVPCSNGPLNKKPLTCNPTVFSTAVESTSQVSLLPAYAGKKVVHTEESGTTQEKGKIEALEPVKQHVGADPRTYTSENLTILVPLASSSMNSQLHSAPSMSLKDEEKQMIQTSSTNAFDISVKSNGPGFTKDSNDITDIKIQNVCLDMSSLSIGRHKKSQGNCIDQNKESSPSELTEEYATSADEICITREKSDLRLDAQSKVTQVTTIEIENDLLTLNEQRHRYPEVIIEKVNSPNLSLSLHSPAQPSGYTSQLTNDGGRIGANMQLDRRTDSVSQPSRESSTNGYPENVSNCVADLHTIDRSYYPLPDEGKRMHVGKFQGEAHSENSSTNVDIGESSIISNILSLDFDPWNESLTSPQNLAKLLGETDDQQGSVRVSNSRKLTSNQSRFSFAREEPTTNASADYQPSLNYIEQNFNHYHHGHDFPNRRNYQLDNIGTRNGFSMANNEETVGFGNSFSHLSSNKLSVARPQMSAPPGFSAPNRAPPPGFTSHYERMEQNFDSFHASHLRDTSSLHNIHQAPQVGHVTNGDIEFMDPAILAVGKGFPNGLHLSSLDMSSSCPPQSNTFQNEGTLQLLMQRSLTAHQNQSFADTRDMFSPFGDAYGISSRGVEQTLTNNQPPFDGISSRVLEQTLANNQPLFDGISSRVLEQTLANHQSPFLQLSLPQSRNSVMSNGHWDSWNGVQSGNSLGVAELLRTENLGFNKFFTGYEESKIHMSNSGNLYNRTFGL, encoded by the exons ATGAAGATGTAT CTTCTACAGAGGAAAGAGTATTTTTCTCAGTATGGGAAGGTTATGAAGGTGTCTATATCTCGTACAGCTGCTGGCACTATTCAACATTTTGCAAATGATACTTGTagtgt ATATATAACCTATTCAAGGGAGGAGGAAGCAATTCTGTGTATTCAATCTGTACATGGGTTTGTTTTGGATGGTAGACCTCTAAG GGCTTGCTTTGGAACCACAAAATACTGTCATGCTTGGTTGAGAAATGTG CCCTGTACCAATCTTGATTGTTTATACTTGCACGAGATTGGGTCGCAAGAGGATAGCTTTAGTAAAGACGAAATCATTTCAGCTTACACAAG GAGTAGAGTTCAACAAATTGCTGGTGCCATTAATAGTATGCAACGACGATCAGGGAGTGTGTTACCACCGCCAAGAGAGGAGTTCTGCAGTAACAACTCTGCGTCTGCAAACAAACCTATTAGTAAAAATGCTGCAACT AATTCAGCACCCAGTGTTAGAGGCTCCAGCTCCCCACCAAATAGTAGCTCTGGTAGATCTGCGGCTCTTCCTGCTGGAGCTTTATG GGGAACACGTGCATCAAATAATCAACACCCACCTGCCAGTGTACCATGTTCTAATGGACCTCTTAATAAGAAGCCTCTGACGTGTAACCCAACGGTATTTTCTACAGCTGTTGAAAGCACAAGTCAGGTTTCGTTACTGCCTGCCTATGCAGGAAAGAAAGTAGTTCATACTGAAGAAAGTGGAACTACTCAAGAGAAAGGGAAAATAGAGGCTTTAGAACCTGTTAAGCAGCATGTAGGAGCAGATCCTCGAACCTATACTTCTGAGAACCTTACTATTCTGGTACCTCTTGCTTCTTCATCTATGAACAGTCAGCTACATAGTGCCCCGTCCATGTCTTTGAAGGACGAAGAAAAACAAATGATACAAACCAGTAGTACAAATGCCTTTGATATTTCTGTAAAGTCTAATGGACCTGGTTTTACCAAAGATTCCAATGATATCACAGATATTAAGATCCAGAATGTATGCCTTGATATGTCGTCATTGAGCATTGGTAGACATAAGAAATCACAGGGCAATTGCATTGATCAAAATAAGGAGTCCTCGCCATCTGAATTGACCGAGGAATATGCGACTTCTGCAGATGAGATTTGTATCACAAGAGAGAAGTCTGACCTAAGATTGGATGCACAGAGCAAAGTAACACAAGTTACTActattgaaattgagaatgatTTGCTAACCTTAAATGAGCAGAGACATAGGTATCCCGAAGTAATTATTGAAAAAGTCAATTCACCCAATCTTTCCCTTTCTTTACACTCCCCAGCTCAGCCTAGTGGGTATACCTCTCAGCTGACTAATGATGGTGGACGTATTGGGGCCAATATGCAGTTAGACAGGAGAACTGATTCAGTATCACAGCCTTCTCGTGAATCATCGACTAATGGGTACCCGGAGAATGTATCAAATTGTGTGGCTGATTTGCATACTATTGATAGAAGTTATTATCCGTTGCCTGACGAGGGTAAGAGGATGCATGTGGGAAAGTTTCAAGGTGAAGCTCATAGCGAGAACAGTAGTACTAATGTAGATATTGGAGAGAGCAGTATAATATCTAATATTTTGTCCCTGGATTTTGATCCTTGGAATGAGTCATTAACTTCTCCTCAGAACCTTGCCAAGTTGTTAGGAGAAACTGATGACCAACAAGGGTCTGTTAGAGTgtcaaactcaagaaaattaacCAGTAACCAATCGAGATTCTCTTTTGCAAGAGAAGAACCAACCACCAATGCATCAGCTGATTATCAACCATCTCTAAATTACATTGAGCAAAATTTTAATCATTATCATCATGGTCATGATTTTCCTAATAGAAGAAATTATCAACTGGATAATATTGGTACTCGTAATGGTTTTTCCATGGCCAATAATGAGGAAACAGTTGGTTTTGGCAACAGCTTTTCTCATCTCTCTTCTAATAAGCTATCAG TGGCCAGACCTCAGATGTCAGCACCTCCAGGGTTCTCAGCACCAAACAGAGCACCACCCCCGGGTTTTACTTCTCATTATGAGAGAATGGAACAGAATTTTGACTCTTTCCATG CGAGTCACTTGCGTGATACCTCCTCATTGCACAATATACACCAGGCTCCACAAGTTGGACATGTGACTAATGGAGACATTGAGTTTATGGATCCTGCTATTCTGGCAGTTGGTAAAGGGTTTCCTAATGGCCTTCATCTCTCAAGCTTGGACATGTCTTCAAGTTGTCCTCCACAATCAAATACTTTTCAAAATGAGGGAACGCTTCAATTACTGATGCAAAGATCTCTAACTGCACATCAGAACCAGAGTTTTGCTGATACGAGGGACATGTTTTCTCCATTTGGTGATGCTTATGGAATTTCTTCCAGGGGTGTGGAGCAAACTCTGACCAACAATCAACCCCCATTTGATGGAATTTCTTCCAGGGTTCTGGAGCAAACTCTGGCTAACAATCAACCCCTATTTGATGGGATTTCTTCCAGGGTTCTGGAGCAAACTCTGGCCAACCATCAATCTCCATTTTTACAGCTCAGTCTTCCCCAGAGTAGGAACTCTGTCATGTCAAATGGCCACTGGGACAGCTGGAATGGGGTTCAGAGTGGAAACAGTTTGGGTGTAGCAGAACTCCTCCGAACAGAAAATTTGGGCTTTAACAAGTTCTTTACAGGATATGAGGAATCAAAGATTCATATGTCCAATTCTGGCAATTTGTATAATAGAACATTCGGGTTGTAA